The proteins below are encoded in one region of Vannielia litorea:
- a CDS encoding AIPR family protein, translating to MVDQLLDLGEGQNALCLKSYDEKYMRNFNEEEFNRLNERIDQLLSSREIQSRSQALIHIFLSHRFYCEKVVIDEAWTDGGNDCGIDAIHIDRRGDEAVIHLMQSKVFESVRKASNPFPYSGAEKTVRFFEILKDRRCDLSKIVNPRLEQKILEIRDIVKREFPTFKLWLLGNGMPCNSAQIAPCLKALEREDVQVEEFHLDEIVEFCLNTHSARLNHVFYARDVGVLESGTSELRSVVGYISGFELYKLLRDMRDESKIDYTLFSMNVRGFLGLDNPVNKEIFRTAASSENINFASMNNGITIVGSQCRVNRTASDMPKIGVKRMSIVNGAQTCSAIFDAIKDFYPDMKKFEKLSVLFRVFETEDPDLISKIAVSTNNQSRINPRDLRANDDIQRRLEMELRELGITYKRKRGFQPDGDLDGRVLDALKAGQILLSYVHHDPVKAKRDSDVIFTELYPKVFGSVDASQLLEAVSWFEIIEERKRIVQDDIRIRGQSRTQNTFLTYGVFHVLMLCNLLGPNVAEQEKPKIVDQAIKIISDHIELAGNPAHYAFFRDAKQAEAIRTAAIEPKLL from the coding sequence TTGGTTGATCAACTGCTTGACTTGGGTGAGGGCCAAAATGCACTCTGCCTCAAATCATATGATGAGAAATACATGAGAAACTTTAACGAAGAAGAGTTTAATAGACTGAACGAAAGAATTGATCAACTTCTTTCGTCTCGTGAGATTCAAAGCCGAAGTCAAGCGCTTATTCACATCTTTTTGTCACATCGGTTCTATTGTGAGAAGGTAGTAATAGACGAGGCGTGGACTGATGGTGGAAACGATTGCGGCATCGACGCCATTCATATTGATAGGCGAGGTGATGAGGCGGTCATCCATCTGATGCAGTCGAAGGTTTTTGAAAGTGTGCGAAAGGCTTCCAATCCATTCCCCTATAGTGGTGCTGAGAAGACAGTAAGGTTTTTCGAGATTTTGAAGGATAGACGGTGTGATCTATCCAAGATAGTTAATCCGAGGCTGGAACAAAAAATCTTAGAGATAAGAGATATTGTTAAGCGCGAGTTCCCGACCTTCAAGCTTTGGCTTTTGGGGAATGGGATGCCCTGCAACTCCGCTCAGATTGCACCGTGCCTAAAGGCTTTGGAGCGGGAAGATGTTCAAGTTGAAGAGTTCCACCTCGATGAAATAGTTGAGTTTTGCCTGAACACCCACAGCGCGAGATTGAATCATGTTTTCTACGCCAGGGATGTTGGTGTTCTTGAATCCGGAACTTCAGAACTTAGAAGTGTGGTGGGTTACATTTCCGGATTTGAGCTATACAAGCTTCTACGCGACATGCGGGATGAAAGTAAGATTGATTACACACTTTTTAGCATGAATGTTCGTGGCTTCCTTGGGTTGGATAATCCCGTTAATAAGGAGATCTTTAGAACGGCGGCTTCTAGCGAAAACATCAACTTTGCCTCGATGAACAACGGTATAACGATAGTTGGCTCCCAGTGCAGAGTTAACCGAACTGCATCTGATATGCCAAAAATTGGCGTCAAGAGAATGAGTATTGTAAATGGTGCGCAGACCTGTTCTGCCATCTTCGACGCGATCAAAGACTTCTATCCTGATATGAAGAAGTTTGAAAAATTGTCAGTCTTGTTCAGGGTTTTTGAGACGGAAGATCCGGACCTTATATCGAAGATTGCTGTTTCAACAAACAATCAGAGCCGAATTAATCCTCGTGACCTCAGGGCAAACGATGATATTCAAAGAAGACTGGAGATGGAGCTTCGCGAGCTTGGTATCACGTATAAGAGGAAGCGAGGGTTTCAGCCTGATGGCGATTTGGATGGGCGAGTGCTGGATGCCTTGAAAGCTGGGCAGATACTACTGAGTTACGTCCATCATGATCCTGTTAAGGCAAAGAGGGACTCAGACGTCATCTTTACAGAGCTATATCCAAAAGTCTTTGGGAGCGTCGATGCTAGCCAGCTTTTGGAAGCGGTCTCTTGGTTTGAGATCATCGAGGAGAGAAAAAGAATTGTACAAGATGATATTCGAATTCGTGGGCAGTCGAGAACGCAGAACACTTTTCTTACATATGGTGTGTTCCATGTTCTGATGCTCTGTAATCTACTAGGTCCAAATGTGGCCGAGCAAGAAAAGCCAAAGATAGTTGATCAAGCCATCAAGATAATTTCTGATCACATAGAGCTGGCAGGTAATCCTGCTCACTACGCATTTTTCAGGGACGCAAAGCAAGCCGAAGCAATTAGAACCGCGGCGATCGAACCAAAATTGCTTTGA
- a CDS encoding carboxylate-amine ligase, with the protein MAVTTPSFTLGIEEEYLLVDRDTLDLARAPEALMEACTAELSEQVSPEFLQCQIEIGTRVCENIGAAREELKRLRGTVARCAAAFNLAPIAVSCHPFADWKDQPHTDRERYNALSQDLGGVVRRMLICGMHVHVGIEDDDLRADLLPQLSYFLPHLLALSASSPFWQGQDTGLSSYRLTVFDNLPRTGLPPTFESFTEYERTVQVLIDLGVIEDSTKIWWDLRPSHRFPTLETRICDVSPRLEDTLTLAATTQALLRMLWRLRTRNLRWRRYDRFLIMENRWRAQRYGVSEGLIDFGAREIIPMATLASELVDILAEDAQALGSEAEIARLPEIVAKGNAADRQRAVYAGHMKAGASHGAAMRGVVESLVDEFAEGV; encoded by the coding sequence ATGGCCGTCACCACCCCCAGCTTCACCCTGGGCATCGAGGAAGAATACCTGCTGGTCGACCGCGACACGCTCGACCTCGCCCGCGCCCCCGAGGCGCTGATGGAGGCCTGCACCGCCGAGCTCTCCGAGCAGGTCAGCCCCGAGTTCCTGCAATGCCAGATCGAGATCGGCACCCGTGTGTGCGAGAACATCGGCGCCGCCCGCGAGGAGTTGAAGCGCCTGCGCGGCACCGTCGCCCGCTGCGCCGCCGCGTTCAACCTCGCCCCCATCGCCGTGTCCTGCCACCCCTTCGCCGACTGGAAGGACCAGCCCCACACCGACCGCGAGCGCTACAATGCGCTCAGCCAGGATCTCGGCGGCGTGGTCCGGCGGATGCTGATCTGCGGCATGCATGTCCACGTCGGCATCGAGGACGATGACCTGCGCGCCGACCTGCTGCCGCAACTCAGCTACTTCCTGCCCCACCTGCTCGCCCTCTCCGCCTCCTCGCCCTTCTGGCAGGGGCAGGACACGGGCCTGTCGTCCTACCGCCTCACGGTCTTCGACAACCTGCCGCGCACCGGCCTGCCGCCCACCTTCGAGAGCTTCACCGAGTACGAGCGCACCGTGCAGGTGCTCATCGACCTCGGCGTGATCGAGGACAGCACCAAGATCTGGTGGGACCTGCGCCCCTCCCACCGCTTTCCCACTCTGGAGACCCGCATCTGCGACGTGTCGCCGAGGCTCGAAGACACCCTGACGCTGGCCGCCACCACCCAGGCCCTGCTGCGCATGCTCTGGCGCCTGCGCACCCGCAACCTCCGCTGGCGCCGCTACGACCGCTTCCTGATCATGGAAAACCGCTGGCGCGCCCAGCGCTACGGCGTGTCCGAAGGCCTCATCGACTTCGGCGCCCGAGAGATCATCCCCATGGCCACCCTCGCCTCCGAACTGGTCGACATCCTCGCCGAAGACGCCCAGGCCCTCGGCTCGGAGGCCGAAATCGCCCGCCTGCCCGAGATCGTGGCGAAGGGCAACGCCGCCGACCGCCAACGGGCGGTCTATGCGGGCCATATGAAGGCCGGCGCCTCCCACGGTGCCGCAATGCGGGGGGTGGTGGAGAGCCTGGTGGACGAGTTTGCGGAGGGGGTTTGA
- a CDS encoding DUF3859 domain-containing protein, giving the protein MIRAALLATTALALPAAAQETSADLYINHALMAEVSYGLNCAVEIVGSLDAPGTERGRVDVFDTPPELSPLGQVVPALLGLGFGVRARAADGVSISGAIFHVIHPPFDGTGTTEQSWQASYTDKALSTHLYRFDFPYEAMTGTWVMEAVHEGELLYRIPFTVVPPEAYPGARELCDPEGLLSLNALPRHPA; this is encoded by the coding sequence ATGATCCGCGCCGCCCTCCTCGCCACCACCGCCCTCGCCCTGCCCGCCGCCGCGCAGGAAACCAGCGCCGATCTCTACATCAACCACGCGCTGATGGCCGAGGTCAGCTATGGCCTCAACTGCGCCGTCGAGATCGTGGGCTCCCTCGATGCACCCGGCACCGAGCGCGGCCGGGTCGACGTGTTCGACACGCCGCCCGAGCTCTCCCCGCTGGGCCAGGTGGTGCCCGCGCTGCTGGGCCTCGGCTTCGGCGTCCGCGCCCGCGCCGCCGACGGGGTCAGCATCTCGGGGGCCATCTTCCATGTGATCCACCCGCCCTTCGACGGCACCGGCACCACCGAGCAGAGCTGGCAGGCCAGCTACACCGACAAGGCGCTCTCCACCCACCTCTACCGCTTCGACTTTCCCTACGAGGCGATGACCGGCACCTGGGTGATGGAGGCCGTCCACGAGGGCGAGCTGCTTTACCGCATCCCCTTCACCGTGGTCCCGCCCGAGGCCTACCCCGGCGCCAGGGAGCTTTGCGACCCCGAGGGCCTGCTGAGCCTCAACGCCCTCCCGCGCCACCCGGCCTGA
- a CDS encoding DUF3859 domain-containing protein encodes MRVLARSGAVRAGLALAALLLSAATAAAEAGVTLDNSRIAALEYGLACPLRIVGSEAAPGTENGRVDIFDGAPQFLDTGGVVPAALGISFGVRAWAQEGAPALSVTIRSLHPPFAGTGTSVQTFASSIAAGSPMTHIYTFDMPHEAAPGLWRLEAEAEGKLLYSVPFQVVPEAAYDGPLPACDTPPVLGRAPAPRNGGPA; translated from the coding sequence ATGCGGGTCCTTGCCAGATCAGGGGCGGTGCGGGCCGGGCTGGCCCTCGCCGCCCTCTTGCTGTCCGCCGCCACCGCCGCCGCCGAGGCGGGCGTCACCCTCGACAACAGCCGCATCGCCGCGCTCGAATACGGCCTCGCCTGCCCGCTCCGCATCGTCGGCTCCGAAGCCGCGCCGGGCACCGAGAACGGTCGGGTCGACATCTTCGACGGCGCGCCGCAGTTCCTCGACACCGGCGGGGTGGTGCCCGCCGCGCTGGGCATCAGCTTCGGCGTCCGCGCCTGGGCGCAGGAGGGCGCACCGGCGCTTTCCGTCACCATCCGAAGCCTGCACCCGCCCTTCGCGGGCACCGGCACCTCCGTTCAAACCTTCGCGTCCTCCATTGCGGCAGGCAGCCCGATGACCCATATCTACACCTTCGACATGCCCCACGAGGCCGCCCCCGGCCTGTGGCGGCTGGAGGCAGAGGCGGAGGGAAAGCTGCTCTATTCCGTGCCCTTCCAGGTGGTGCCCGAGGCCGCGTATGACGGCCCTCTGCCGGCGTGCGACACGCCGCCGGTTCTCGGCCGCGCGCCAGCGCCCCGCAACGGGGGCCCGGCATGA